A DNA window from Archocentrus centrarchus isolate MPI-CPG fArcCen1 chromosome 15, fArcCen1, whole genome shotgun sequence contains the following coding sequences:
- the c1d gene encoding nuclear nucleic acid-binding protein C1D, with product MAAESSAEDYPHEIDEQLTGFDSSVNSVKTMLEKLMSMPRNDLLQKLDPLDQAKLDLMSAYTLNSLFWMYLVTQGVNPREHGIKQELERIRTYMNRVKEITDKKKAARLDKNAAARFVRSALYDPDDKDSRKKAADTASKAPPSKRPRQK from the exons ATGGCCGCAGAAAGCTCCGCTGAGGACTACCCTCACGAGATCGATGAGCAGCTCACGGGCTTCGACTCCTCGGTTAATTCAGTCAAAACCATGTTGGAGAAGTTGATGTCGATGCCCAGAAATGACCTGCTGCAAAAG CTGGATCCTTTGGATCAAGCCAAGCTGGATCTGATGTCTGCCTACACCCTTAATTCATTATTCTGGa TGTACTTGGTAACGCAAGGAGTCAATCCCAGAGAACATGGAATCAAACAGGAATTA GAGCGAATAAGGACGTATATGAACAGAGTGAAGGAGATCACTGACAAGAAAAAAGCTGCCCGCCTGGATAAGAACGCTGCTGCACGCTTTGTCAGGAGTGCTCTTTATGATCCAGATGATAAGGATTCTAGAAAGAAAGCAGCAGACACAGCTTCTAAAGCCCCTCCATCAAAGCGTCCGAggcagaaatga
- the LOC115792838 gene encoding uncharacterized protein LOC115792838, with product MDNCDLEKLAVSAGKIRPAFTPEVTDYKVKVESSVNEVTLDVVTSDCGASYSILLGEGSSTIKLKDGVNKIEIEVVAEDGTIKKYSVEIIKLSAKVAELSNLALERNISLHPAFCTKVFEYNSIVPFYCNSVTLLPEVPDRGIKVAVNGVSSSQPVPLNFGDTVMEISVRSPDGSISQVYTVLVTRELIPVPLTFTDLKQQLDYECPVSLSAFYRPVSISHRV from the exons ATGGACAACTGTGATTTGGAGAAGCTCGCTGTTTCTGCTGGGAAGATCCGTCCAGCCTTCACGCCTGAAGTCACAGACTACAAAGTGAAAGTGGAGAGCAGTGTCAATGAAGTGACTCTGGACGTGGTGACAAGCGACTGTGGGGCTTCATACAGTATC CTCTTGGGTGAAGGGTCTAGCACCATTAAACTGAAAGACGGGGTTAACAAAATAGAAATCGAGGTGGTAGCTGAGGATGGAACCATAAAGAAATACAGTGTGGAAATCATCAAACTGTCAGCAAAGGTCGCAGAGCTCAGTAATCTGGCTTTGGaaagaaatatttcacttcaTCCTGCGTTTTGTACCAAAGTTTTTGAATACAATA gtATTGTTCCTTTTTATTGTAATTCAGTGACACTGCTTCCTGAAGTGCCTGACAGAGGCATTAAAGTTGCAGTAAATGGAGTGAGCAGCTCGCAACCAGTCCCTCTGAATTTTGGAGACACAGTGATGGAGATTTCAGTCCGTTCACCAGATGGCAGTATTTCACAG GTGTACACAGTGCTGGTGACTCGAGAGCTGATTCCTGTGCCTTTGACCTTCACTGATCTGAAACAACAGCTGGACTATGAATGTCCAGTATCcctaagtgctttctacagGCCTGTGTCTATCAGTCACAG GGTGTGA